TGCAACCTGTTTACGGAAAACGGCGCACAAAAGGCGTGATAACCCTGAAAAGATGCGATCTGAAATGTGGCAGGTGGCACAGCCTGCGACGCTGCGCCTGCGAGCCGCATTAAACCAGGTTACACTAGCGGCCACGTTGTGAATTGTGGAAATTGATGCATGGATATTAATGATAAATCACGTATTCAGTGGGCCTGCCGTCGCGGCATGCTGGAGCTGGATGTGGCGATTATGCCGTTCTTCAAATTTGAGTATGACACGCTGAACGACACCGATAAGCAGGTCTTTGTTAACCTGCTGAAGAGTGACGATCCCGATTTGTTCAACTGGCTGATGAACCACGGTGAGCCAAAGGATCCGGAGCTGAAGCGGATGGTGAACCTGATCCAGCAGCGTAACCATGATCGCGGCCCCGTGGCAATGTAAGCTGCGCCCCTCTCGCCTGGCGTACGCCATACTGTGCGCCTGGCTGGTGGCAGCCATCACCGGTGTCTCCATGATGACACTGCCGGTGGGCGGCTGGCTGATTAAAGCGCCGATTATTCTGCTGTTGCTGGCTGAAGGCTGGCGCAGCCTTCGGCGATTGCGTCAGCGGCACGGTGGATTACAGCGGGAAGGCGTCCATTGCTGGATCTGGCAGGGAAAACGCTGGCGACCGACTCAGCCACTGCGCTGGTTACCGATTGGCGTGCTGCTGGTGGCAAAGAGCGAAAAGGGCGCCACGCTGCGCTGGTGGCTGATGCGGGACAATATGCAGCCTGGCGAATGGCGTGCGTTGCGCGCCTGCTGTTTCAGCAAGGCGCGGCATTAACGTCAGCGGGGCAGGCCAGGCCGGTCAGAGCAGTGCAGCGGTTTCGGTCAGCACCTGCTCGCACCACTGCTCAACGCGCTCATCGGTGACCTCGAACTGATTCACATCATCCAGCGCCAGACCCACAAACTGCGAACCATCGGCACTCAGCGGTTTAGGGCTGGTGAACTCATAGCCCTCAAGCGGCCAGTAGCCGACAAAACGCACGCCCATTGGCTGCAGCAAATCGTGCAGCATGCCGAGCGCATCTAAAAACCACTCGCCATAACCAATCTGATCGCCCATGCCATACAGCGCGACAATCTTGTTTTGCAGATTCAGCGCGGGCAGCTGCGTCCAGATCGCCTCCCAGTCTTCCTGTAACTCACCGAAATCCCATGTCGGGATGCCCATGATCAGCAGATCGTACTGCTCCATCAGGCGCGGGTCGTCATCTTTCACGTTATGCAGCGTCACTAACTCTTCGCCAATAAAATCGCGAATTTTCTCCGCTACGATTTCGGTGTAACAGGTACTGGAACCGTAAAAAAGACCGATTTTCATGCAGATAACACTCTGTAAATACTGACTTTGGCGCAATTGTACCAGAAGCGCTGCTGAATCAGGCATAATGAGCATGATTTTACACCAGACGGCGGAGACAACGTGCAGGACAGCGATCTGACAGAACAGTTTCTTGATGCGCTCTGGATTGAACGCAATCT
This genomic window from Pantoea sp. Lij88 contains:
- the sdhE gene encoding FAD assembly factor SdhE; translation: MDINDKSRIQWACRRGMLELDVAIMPFFKFEYDTLNDTDKQVFVNLLKSDDPDLFNWLMNHGEPKDPELKRMVNLIQQRNHDRGPVAM
- a CDS encoding protein YgfX yields the protein MIAAPWQCKLRPSRLAYAILCAWLVAAITGVSMMTLPVGGWLIKAPIILLLLAEGWRSLRRLRQRHGGLQREGVHCWIWQGKRWRPTQPLRWLPIGVLLVAKSEKGATLRWWLMRDNMQPGEWRALRACCFSKARH
- the fldB gene encoding flavodoxin FldB codes for the protein MKIGLFYGSSTCYTEIVAEKIRDFIGEELVTLHNVKDDDPRLMEQYDLLIMGIPTWDFGELQEDWEAIWTQLPALNLQNKIVALYGMGDQIGYGEWFLDALGMLHDLLQPMGVRFVGYWPLEGYEFTSPKPLSADGSQFVGLALDDVNQFEVTDERVEQWCEQVLTETAALL